From Pseudomonas sp. B21-028, one genomic window encodes:
- a CDS encoding OmpA family protein yields MSIVRTALPLVLLTGVLTGCAGLQKTDWPTCAAVGGVVGAGLGATESTSWAGGGALFLGTMAAAYCWVHGDGDEDGDGVPDSRDKCPGTPKGVQVDADGCPPPAPAPMAEEPVVVKEETIVVRDVHFEFNKSTLTAADKEVLSGVATRLKQESSTAQLRVTGHTDSVGSNAYNQRLSEKRANSVVQYLVESGVPRASFVSVAGAGESQPVADNNTADGRAMNRRTEIKINR; encoded by the coding sequence ATGAGCATAGTTCGGACAGCGTTACCCCTGGTTCTGCTAACCGGTGTGTTGACTGGTTGCGCAGGTTTGCAAAAAACCGACTGGCCGACCTGTGCGGCCGTCGGCGGCGTGGTTGGCGCGGGACTGGGCGCCACTGAAAGCACCTCCTGGGCCGGCGGCGGCGCGCTGTTTCTCGGCACCATGGCGGCGGCCTATTGCTGGGTGCACGGAGACGGTGATGAAGACGGCGACGGTGTGCCGGACAGCCGCGACAAGTGCCCGGGCACACCGAAAGGCGTGCAGGTCGACGCAGATGGTTGCCCGCCGCCCGCTCCAGCGCCGATGGCCGAGGAGCCGGTTGTCGTCAAAGAGGAAACCATCGTGGTTCGCGATGTGCATTTCGAATTCAACAAGTCCACGTTGACGGCGGCCGACAAAGAGGTGCTGAGTGGCGTTGCCACCCGCCTGAAACAGGAGTCGTCCACTGCCCAGCTGCGGGTAACCGGTCATACCGACAGTGTTGGCAGCAATGCCTACAACCAGCGACTGTCGGAGAAACGGGCCAACTCAGTGGTGCAGTACCTGGTCGAAAGCGGCGTGCCTCGCGCCAGTTTCGTCTCGGTTGCCGGTGCCGGTGAGAGTCAGCCGGTGGCCGACAACAACACCGCCGATGGACGCGCCATGAACCGTCGCACTGAAATCAAGATAAACCGCTGA
- a CDS encoding ATP-dependent DNA ligase: MKAFAELYADLDATTSSNAKLAAMQRYFTQAPPQDAAWAVYFLSGGRPRQLVPVKILRDLAVQVSGLSPWLFEESYQAVGDLAETISLVLPESPHTSAEGLALWIEEKLLPLRGETPEVLAQQLPTLWAQLDRSSLMLCIKLITGSFRVGVSKLLVTRALAGMAGLDSKRVAQRLVGYTDLSHRPTAEGYLKLIAAESEDEHAQRGGQPYPFFLAHALSAPVDQFEALLGPASDWQVEWKWDGIRSQVIKRDGHLWVWSRGEELVTERFPELHSLASVLPDGTVIDGEIVVWKTSQPVTADAFDADAPLQPAVQPFALLQQRIGRKTLSKKVLEDAPVVVMAYDLLEWQGADWRSRPQAERREQLEALIADAQSPVLLPSPIVSGQDWLDLARQREASRSLGVEGMMLKARNALYGVGRTKDMGVWWKWKIDPFSVDAVLIYAQRGHGRRASLYSDYTFAVWDNPPGSRERSLVPFAKAYSGLTDEEMRQVDSIVRKTTVEKFGPVSSVTPTLVFELGFEGIALSKRHKSGIAVRFPRMLRWRQDKTVDEADTLATLQDLLK, translated from the coding sequence GTGAAAGCCTTCGCCGAGCTCTACGCCGACCTGGACGCCACCACCTCCAGCAATGCCAAGCTGGCCGCGATGCAACGCTACTTCACCCAGGCGCCGCCCCAGGACGCAGCGTGGGCCGTGTACTTTCTGTCCGGTGGCCGTCCCCGGCAACTGGTACCGGTGAAAATCCTCCGGGACCTGGCCGTACAGGTCTCCGGCTTGTCACCCTGGCTGTTCGAAGAAAGCTATCAGGCCGTGGGCGACCTGGCCGAAACCATTTCCCTGGTGTTGCCGGAGTCTCCCCACACCTCTGCCGAAGGCCTGGCGCTGTGGATAGAAGAGAAACTGCTGCCGCTACGGGGCGAAACACCGGAGGTATTGGCGCAGCAGCTGCCCACTTTGTGGGCACAGCTCGACCGTTCGAGCCTTATGCTCTGCATCAAGCTCATCACTGGCAGTTTCCGGGTCGGGGTGTCCAAACTGCTGGTGACCCGGGCGCTCGCCGGGATGGCCGGGCTGGACAGTAAGCGGGTCGCCCAGCGCCTGGTGGGTTATACCGACCTGTCCCATCGCCCGACGGCCGAGGGTTACCTCAAGCTGATCGCCGCCGAATCCGAAGATGAACATGCCCAACGCGGCGGCCAGCCGTACCCGTTTTTCCTGGCCCATGCCTTGTCCGCTCCGGTAGATCAGTTCGAGGCGCTGCTAGGGCCGGCCAGCGATTGGCAGGTGGAATGGAAGTGGGACGGCATCCGCTCCCAGGTGATCAAGCGCGACGGGCATCTGTGGGTCTGGTCCCGAGGCGAAGAGTTGGTGACCGAGCGCTTCCCTGAATTGCATTCCCTGGCATCGGTGCTGCCCGACGGCACGGTAATCGACGGCGAAATCGTGGTCTGGAAAACCTCACAACCGGTGACCGCGGATGCCTTCGATGCGGACGCGCCACTGCAACCGGCCGTACAACCGTTCGCCCTGTTGCAACAGCGCATCGGTCGCAAGACCCTGAGCAAGAAAGTCCTCGAAGACGCGCCGGTGGTGGTGATGGCCTACGACCTGCTGGAATGGCAAGGAGCGGATTGGCGCAGCCGTCCCCAGGCCGAGCGCCGTGAGCAATTGGAGGCATTGATTGCGGACGCCCAAAGCCCGGTACTACTGCCGTCGCCGATCGTCTCCGGCCAGGACTGGCTCGACCTCGCCCGCCAGCGCGAAGCGTCCCGTAGCCTCGGCGTCGAGGGCATGATGCTCAAGGCGCGCAACGCGCTGTATGGCGTCGGCCGGACCAAGGACATGGGCGTGTGGTGGAAATGGAAAATCGACCCGTTCAGCGTCGACGCCGTGTTGATCTACGCCCAACGCGGTCACGGTCGGCGCGCCAGCCTGTACAGCGACTACACGTTCGCCGTCTGGGACAACCCGCCGGGCAGCCGCGAGCGCAGTCTGGTGCCGTTCGCCAAGGCTTATTCGGGGCTGACCGATGAAGAAATGCGCCAGGTCGACAGCATCGTGCGCAAGACCACCGTGGAGAAGTTCGGCCCGGTCAGCAGCGTCACGCCCACCCTGGTCTTCGAGTTGGGCTTCGAGGGCATCGCCTTGTCCAAGCGCCACAAGAGCGGAATCGCGGTGCGGTTTCCGAGGATGTTACGCTGGCGCCAGGACAAGACCGTTGACGAGGCCGATACCCTGGCAACGCTTCAGGATCTGCTGAAGTAA
- a CDS encoding cysteine hydrolase family protein codes for MELENNAALILIDQQKGILHPRLGSRNNPEAELRMLELLVFWRDSARMVIHVHHLSRSPESVFWPGQQGVEVQERFEPQEGEWLIHKDVPDAFCATHLEADLRRAGIGQVVIVGVATNNSVESTARTAGNLGFDTWVAEDACFTFDKADYFGRPRSAEEVHAMSLGNLHGEYATVVSVKRILEAG; via the coding sequence ATGGAGCTAGAGAACAACGCAGCGTTGATCCTCATCGATCAACAAAAAGGCATCCTGCATCCCAGGCTCGGTTCTCGCAACAACCCCGAGGCAGAGTTGCGCATGCTCGAACTGCTGGTCTTCTGGCGAGATTCGGCGCGGATGGTGATCCATGTCCACCATCTGTCCCGTTCGCCGGAATCGGTGTTCTGGCCTGGTCAACAGGGGGTGGAGGTCCAGGAACGGTTCGAACCGCAGGAAGGGGAGTGGCTGATCCACAAGGACGTGCCGGACGCATTCTGTGCCACTCACCTGGAGGCTGACTTGCGCCGGGCGGGGATCGGACAAGTGGTGATCGTTGGCGTGGCGACGAACAACTCGGTGGAGTCCACGGCGCGTACGGCAGGCAACCTGGGTTTCGATACCTGGGTGGCCGAGGACGCCTGTTTTACCTTTGACAAGGCCGATTATTTCGGCAGGCCCCGTTCGGCCGAGGAGGTACACGCCATGTCCCTGGGCAACCTGCACGGCGAGTATGCGACGGTGGTCAGCGTGAAGCGGATTCTGGAGGCGGGCTGA
- a CDS encoding ligase-associated DNA damage response exonuclease, whose product MDLVIARPEGLYCPPGDFYIDPWRPVERSVITHAHGDHARGGNQHYLAAAPGEGILRSRLGQDIHLQTLPYGERLQHHGVTLSFHPAGHVLGSAQVRLEHEGEVWVASGDYKVEPDGTCTPFEPVRCHTFITESTFGLPIYRWQPQAQIFDEINQWWRANIAVNRASVLFCYSFGKAQRILHGIDASLGPILAHGAVEPLNRVYRDAGVHLPPTIYAGDVKKNDPIMGQALVIAPPSAGGSTWMRRFGDYSDAFASGWMRLRGTRRRRGVDRGFVLSDHADWPGLLWAIEQTGAERVMVTHGSVGVLVRHLCELGLDAQGFSTEYGDDEEDVIATTDEDAS is encoded by the coding sequence ATGGATCTTGTCATTGCCCGCCCCGAAGGTCTGTACTGCCCGCCCGGGGATTTCTACATCGACCCCTGGCGTCCGGTTGAGCGCTCGGTCATCACCCATGCCCACGGTGACCATGCCCGCGGCGGCAATCAACACTACCTGGCAGCCGCTCCCGGTGAAGGTATTTTGCGGTCGCGACTGGGCCAGGACATTCATTTGCAGACCCTGCCCTACGGCGAGCGCCTGCAACATCACGGCGTAACCTTGAGTTTTCATCCCGCCGGCCACGTACTGGGATCGGCCCAGGTGCGGTTGGAACATGAAGGCGAGGTCTGGGTGGCATCCGGGGATTACAAGGTCGAACCCGACGGCACCTGCACGCCGTTCGAACCGGTGAGATGTCATACGTTCATCACCGAATCCACGTTCGGCCTGCCCATCTATCGCTGGCAACCTCAGGCGCAGATATTCGACGAGATCAATCAGTGGTGGCGCGCAAACATCGCCGTCAACCGGGCCAGCGTGCTGTTCTGCTATTCCTTCGGCAAGGCCCAGCGGATTCTCCATGGCATCGACGCCAGCCTGGGCCCGATCCTCGCTCACGGGGCGGTGGAGCCGTTGAACCGGGTCTACCGCGACGCCGGGGTTCATTTGCCACCGACGATTTATGCCGGTGACGTCAAGAAAAATGACCCGATCATGGGCCAGGCCCTGGTCATCGCCCCGCCATCGGCCGGTGGCAGCACCTGGATGCGCCGTTTCGGCGATTACAGCGATGCCTTCGCCAGCGGCTGGATGCGCCTGCGGGGCACTCGACGGCGGCGTGGCGTGGATCGGGGCTTCGTGCTCTCCGATCACGCCGACTGGCCCGGCCTGCTCTGGGCCATTGAGCAGACCGGCGCCGAGCGGGTCATGGTCACGCACGGGTCGGTGGGGGTGCTGGTGCGACATTTGTGCGAACTCGGCCTCGACGCCCAGGGTTTCAGCACCGAATACGGCGACGACGAAGAAGACGTCATCGCCACCACGGACGAGGACGCATCGTGA
- a CDS encoding DUF1145 domain-containing protein, whose protein sequence is MKVFWGLGRLLTLLFWLVVLVNLVVPFVHPLHVLVNLAGVLLLAVHLLELLWFRASFRGLPSPGRERLRVLLFGIFHLQTLPTAAEASHA, encoded by the coding sequence ATGAAGGTGTTTTGGGGGCTGGGGCGCTTGTTGACCCTGCTGTTCTGGCTGGTGGTGCTGGTCAATCTGGTCGTGCCGTTCGTCCATCCGCTGCATGTGTTGGTCAATCTTGCCGGGGTGCTGTTGCTGGCGGTCCACTTGCTTGAGCTGCTGTGGTTTCGGGCCAGTTTTCGTGGCTTGCCCTCGCCCGGTCGTGAACGCCTCAGAGTGCTGCTGTTCGGCATCTTTCATCTGCAAACCCTCCCGACTGCCGCAGAGGCCTCCCATGCGTAA
- a CDS encoding DUF6231 family protein, with protein sequence MTVAISSRTPQQALAAVLDRYAPRKLLLVGASSFPALEAFQQAHPDTEVVQVAPGPLPVEVAGQRFDLALALDCLEHVPKRDGLNLLGGIRNLNASRIAVLADLDACGWQETDFFSLALQASERFQREEQVLTLFTYDLLEYKQVPDWLNSRFWANPENFGKYWW encoded by the coding sequence ATGACCGTTGCCATTTCATCGCGCACACCCCAGCAAGCACTGGCCGCCGTGCTTGACCGTTATGCCCCGCGAAAACTGCTGTTGGTCGGCGCCAGCAGCTTTCCCGCCCTCGAGGCGTTCCAGCAGGCGCATCCCGACACCGAAGTGGTCCAGGTTGCTCCCGGCCCGCTGCCGGTGGAGGTGGCCGGACAGCGCTTCGACCTGGCCCTGGCACTCGATTGCCTGGAACACGTGCCCAAGCGCGACGGTCTGAACCTGCTGGGCGGCATTCGTAATCTCAACGCCAGCCGTATCGCCGTGTTGGCTGACCTCGATGCCTGTGGCTGGCAGGAAACGGACTTCTTTTCCCTGGCCCTGCAAGCCAGTGAGCGGTTCCAGCGCGAGGAACAGGTGCTGACCCTGTTTACCTACGATCTGCTTGAATACAAACAAGTCCCCGATTGGCTCAATTCACGTTTTTGGGCCAACCCCGAAAACTTCGGAAAATATTGGTGGTAG
- a CDS encoding LEA type 2 family protein: protein MTHPLHTLRITCLLLFIGLGGCASWLTDEASEPQVHLVKVEVVRARLLEQRFILHLRVDNPGDSDLTVRGLTYRIHLGDLLLTEGEHEHWLTVPPGQSGDFKIPIRTNLWPQVREVVKLLEKPRQQIPYRLEGELETGLFIAHYVHLKRNGVIIAADFIAE from the coding sequence ATGACCCATCCATTACACACGCTACGCATCACCTGCCTGCTGCTGTTCATCGGGCTTGGCGGCTGTGCGTCCTGGCTAACCGACGAGGCATCCGAGCCGCAGGTACATCTGGTCAAGGTCGAGGTGGTGCGGGCCCGGCTGCTGGAACAGCGGTTCATACTGCATTTGCGGGTCGATAACCCCGGCGACAGCGACCTGACCGTGCGCGGTCTGACCTACCGGATCCATCTGGGCGACCTGCTGCTGACCGAAGGTGAGCATGAGCACTGGCTCACCGTCCCTCCCGGGCAAAGCGGCGACTTCAAGATACCGATCCGCACCAATCTGTGGCCGCAGGTGCGGGAAGTGGTGAAACTGCTCGAAAAACCCCGCCAACAGATCCCCTATCGTCTGGAAGGTGAGCTGGAAACCGGATTATTCATCGCCCACTACGTGCACCTGAAACGCAATGGCGTGATAATCGCCGCCGATTTTATTGCGGAGTAA
- a CDS encoding SEC-C metal-binding domain-containing protein: MTQQPHVHGPDCNHDHDHHHDHDHGHVHGPNCGHAHQEPVRNALKDVGRNDPCPCGNGKKFKKCHGA, from the coding sequence ATGACCCAACAACCCCACGTTCACGGTCCTGATTGCAACCACGATCACGACCATCACCACGATCATGACCACGGCCACGTCCACGGTCCGAACTGCGGCCATGCCCACCAGGAGCCGGTGCGCAATGCCTTGAAGGATGTCGGCCGCAACGACCCTTGCCCCTGCGGCAATGGCAAGAAATTCAAGAAGTGCCACGGCGCTTGA
- a CDS encoding CopD family protein — protein MTPFAFIYTLHLLAALVWVGGMFFAWMILRPAAMTALEGPARLKLWVEVFQRFFIWVWVAVVLLPISGVGLIHVRFAGFEAAPRYVQIMMGLYVVMTALFIRIQGLQLPALRSAVAAQDWPAAASVLGKIRKLVGINLLIGLLVVAIAAARPMF, from the coding sequence ATGACACCCTTTGCCTTCATCTACACCCTGCATTTACTGGCGGCCCTGGTCTGGGTCGGCGGCATGTTCTTCGCCTGGATGATCCTGCGCCCCGCCGCAATGACGGCGCTTGAGGGCCCTGCCCGGCTGAAACTGTGGGTAGAAGTATTTCAACGTTTTTTCATCTGGGTCTGGGTGGCTGTGGTGCTTTTGCCGATCAGCGGTGTAGGCCTGATCCACGTACGCTTCGCCGGTTTCGAAGCGGCACCGCGTTACGTACAGATCATGATGGGGCTGTATGTGGTGATGACGGCACTGTTCATCCGCATCCAGGGCTTGCAGTTGCCGGCATTGCGCAGCGCCGTGGCGGCGCAGGACTGGCCGGCCGCTGCGTCTGTGCTGGGAAAAATCCGCAAACTGGTGGGAATCAACCTGCTGATCGGATTGCTGGTGGTCGCGATTGCCGCGGCCCGACCAATGTTCTGA
- a CDS encoding glutathione binding-like protein, which translates to MIDLYYWTTPNGHKISLFLEEVGLPYKVHPVNIGQGEQFKPDFLKIAPNNRIPAIVDHEPADGGEPISLFESGAILLYLAEKTGRFIPQDLRGRQEVLQWLFWQMGGLGPMAGQNHHFSRFAPEKIPYAIKRYVDETARLYGVLDRRLADRDFVAGSEYSIADMAIYPWTVSHQWQSQRLEDFPNLQRWFNRIKERPATVRAYALVDKINPPKS; encoded by the coding sequence ATGATCGACCTGTATTACTGGACCACCCCCAACGGCCATAAGATCTCGCTGTTCCTCGAAGAGGTCGGCCTGCCTTACAAGGTACATCCGGTCAACATCGGCCAGGGCGAGCAATTCAAACCGGATTTCCTGAAGATCGCCCCCAACAACCGCATCCCGGCCATCGTCGACCATGAGCCCGCCGACGGTGGCGAGCCGATCTCGCTGTTCGAGTCGGGCGCGATCCTGCTGTACCTGGCGGAAAAAACCGGCCGTTTCATTCCACAGGACCTGCGCGGACGACAGGAGGTCCTGCAATGGCTGTTCTGGCAGATGGGCGGCCTGGGGCCGATGGCCGGGCAGAACCATCACTTCAGCCGATTCGCTCCGGAAAAGATTCCCTACGCGATCAAGCGCTACGTCGACGAAACCGCTCGCCTGTATGGCGTGCTGGATCGACGCCTGGCGGACCGTGATTTCGTGGCGGGCAGCGAATACAGCATCGCCGACATGGCGATCTACCCCTGGACGGTTTCCCATCAATGGCAAAGCCAGCGCCTGGAAGACTTCCCGAACCTGCAGCGCTGGTTCAATCGCATCAAGGAGCGCCCGGCCACGGTAAGGGCCTATGCGCTGGTGGATAAGATCAATCCACCGAAATCCTGA
- a CDS encoding penicillin acylase family protein — protein MASPASNFFFPRLGIAAAVAGVLGLSGCQAWNTQDTVPPTSGVQPLKGLAQNVSVRRNAMGMPLIESNSFHDALFALGYVHASDRITQMVTMRLLAQGRLAEMSGAERLDVDRYMRAINLKKSADELYKASSPRLKRFFEVYARGVNAYLFRYRDKLPPDLAATGYKPEYWKPEDSALMFCLLNFSQSANLPEEIAALVMAQTVNQDKLAWLNPSYPDEPLPQGEADKLQGVRLNGQIPGLNDINNASRQLAELNLLGATSSNSWAMAPQRSRNGKSLLASDSHGPLGVPSLWSVVQIRAPKYQAAGVSVAGIPLILAGYNGDVAWSMTSVQGDNQDLFLEKIRRQGNGLSYEVNGKWQPAMLRNETYFVKGQRSIREAVYETRHGPLLNSVQSLATANGFGLALQTPSLTDDKTLDAFFDLSRAQSAEKASDASREIRAMAVNLVFADANHIGWQVTGRYPNRREGEGLLPSPGWDGRYDWEGYADPMAHPYDQDPSQGWLGNANQRVIPHGYGMQLSNSWAAPERGERLAELAGASKHDIRSLTAMQYDQTTTFAAKLKKVFEAPGMAQPLKQAIETLPVADRAKAREAYTRLMAFDGRLNPTSADAAIYELFLQESMKQIFLDELGPESSPAWKALVANGQLSYSAQADHLLGREDSPFWDDLRTPQKEDKAVILARSLAATISAGDSQLGGDHKAWQWGKLHSYAWKNGSGQVVRGPLSAGGDATTLNVAAFAWGQDFNATQAPDMRFIVDFGQPEPLMVQGGAGQSGNPASPNYLNGIDPWIKGQYQNLPLQPQNFDRGYGKTRLTLVPGK, from the coding sequence ATGGCCTCGCCAGCCTCTAATTTTTTCTTCCCCCGGCTCGGCATTGCCGCCGCCGTGGCCGGTGTGCTCGGTTTGAGCGGCTGCCAGGCCTGGAATACCCAGGACACTGTGCCACCGACTTCCGGCGTGCAACCACTCAAGGGACTGGCGCAGAACGTCTCGGTTCGGCGCAATGCCATGGGCATGCCGCTGATCGAGAGCAACAGCTTCCATGATGCGCTGTTCGCCCTCGGCTATGTCCACGCCAGCGACCGCATTACCCAGATGGTGACCATGCGCCTGCTGGCCCAGGGTCGGCTGGCGGAGATGTCCGGTGCCGAACGGCTGGACGTCGACCGCTACATGCGTGCGATCAATCTGAAGAAGAGTGCCGACGAGCTGTACAAGGCTTCGTCGCCGCGACTCAAGCGCTTCTTCGAAGTCTACGCCCGTGGCGTCAACGCCTACCTGTTCCGCTACCGCGACAAACTGCCGCCGGACCTGGCCGCCACCGGTTACAAGCCCGAATACTGGAAACCGGAAGATTCGGCGCTGATGTTCTGCCTGCTGAACTTCAGCCAATCGGCCAACCTGCCGGAAGAAATCGCCGCCCTGGTCATGGCCCAGACAGTCAACCAGGACAAGCTGGCCTGGCTGAACCCGTCCTACCCGGACGAACCCCTGCCCCAGGGCGAAGCCGACAAGCTCCAGGGTGTCCGGCTCAACGGCCAGATTCCGGGCCTGAACGACATCAACAACGCCAGCCGCCAGCTGGCCGAACTGAACCTGTTGGGTGCCACGTCTTCGAATAGCTGGGCCATGGCCCCGCAACGCAGCCGCAACGGCAAGAGCCTGCTGGCGAGTGACAGCCATGGACCGCTGGGCGTGCCGTCGTTGTGGAGCGTGGTGCAGATCCGCGCGCCTAAGTATCAGGCGGCCGGGGTTTCCGTGGCTGGCATCCCTCTGATTCTGGCGGGCTACAACGGTGACGTGGCCTGGAGCATGACCAGCGTCCAAGGGGACAACCAGGACCTGTTCCTGGAAAAAATCCGACGTCAGGGCAATGGTTTGTCCTACGAGGTCAACGGCAAATGGCAGCCGGCGATGCTGCGCAACGAGACCTACTTCGTCAAAGGTCAGCGGTCGATTCGTGAAGCCGTGTACGAAACCCGCCATGGCCCACTGCTCAACAGCGTTCAGAGCCTGGCCACGGCCAATGGCTTTGGCCTGGCCTTGCAGACGCCGAGCCTCACCGACGACAAGACCCTGGACGCATTCTTCGACCTGTCCCGGGCACAGAGCGCCGAGAAAGCCTCCGACGCCAGCCGTGAAATCCGGGCCATGGCGGTGAACCTGGTGTTTGCCGACGCCAACCACATCGGCTGGCAGGTCACCGGGCGCTATCCGAACCGCCGTGAAGGCGAAGGCCTGTTGCCGTCGCCGGGCTGGGACGGTCGCTACGACTGGGAAGGCTACGCCGACCCGATGGCGCATCCTTACGATCAGGATCCGAGCCAGGGCTGGCTGGGCAACGCCAACCAGCGGGTCATTCCCCATGGCTACGGCATGCAGCTGTCCAACTCCTGGGCCGCACCGGAACGTGGCGAGCGCCTGGCCGAACTGGCCGGCGCCAGCAAGCACGACATCCGCAGCCTGACTGCCATGCAATACGACCAGACCACGACGTTCGCCGCCAAACTCAAGAAAGTCTTTGAGGCTCCGGGCATGGCCCAGCCCCTCAAACAGGCCATCGAAACCCTGCCAGTGGCTGACCGGGCCAAGGCCCGCGAAGCCTATACCCGCCTGATGGCGTTCGATGGCCGACTCAACCCGACCTCTGCCGACGCGGCCATCTATGAACTGTTCCTGCAAGAAAGCATGAAGCAGATTTTCCTCGACGAACTGGGCCCGGAAAGCAGCCCGGCGTGGAAAGCGCTGGTTGCCAACGGCCAACTGTCCTATTCGGCCCAGGCCGATCACTTGCTGGGCCGCGAAGACAGCCCGTTCTGGGATGACCTGCGTACGCCGCAGAAAGAAGACAAGGCCGTTATCCTCGCCCGCAGCTTGGCGGCGACCATCAGTGCCGGTGATAGCCAATTGGGTGGCGACCACAAGGCCTGGCAGTGGGGCAAATTGCACAGCTACGCCTGGAAGAACGGCAGCGGCCAGGTCGTACGCGGTCCGCTATCGGCCGGCGGCGATGCCACCACGCTCAACGTCGCGGCATTCGCCTGGGGCCAGGACTTCAACGCCACCCAAGCGCCGGACATGCGCTTCATCGTCGATTTCGGCCAGCCCGAACCGTTGATGGTCCAGGGCGGCGCGGGTCAGTCGGGCAACCCGGCCAGCCCCAACTACCTCAATGGCATCGATCCGTGGATCAAGGGGCAGTACCAGAACCTGCCGCTGCAACCGCAGAACTTTGATCGGGGGTATGGCAAGACTCGGCTGACCCTGGTGCCGGGTAAGTAG
- a CDS encoding collagen-like protein, producing MRKLCLLAAFVCPWACAQVVQVETHSLMRLPNTASTLTLERLEVADYGTLLVPSNVTQLSIGQLHLGREARIAIVPAQQPLAMSVTQAELADGSQITSRGARGSYTKAARPGRDLNLRFNALNAPVLSVDARGGTGAPGYVGLDGANGQAPGCTWGSAGRGADGSNGSDGQPGATGALVRLELPRDYPAERIKVVVDGGAGGAPGPGGKPGAGGKAKGCFVYTADGGKSGRPGTAGQPGPAGAAGTVTVQRF from the coding sequence ATGCGTAAATTGTGTCTGCTCGCTGCATTCGTGTGCCCATGGGCGTGTGCTCAAGTGGTCCAGGTAGAAACCCACTCGTTGATGCGTCTGCCCAATACCGCCAGCACCTTGACCCTGGAGCGGCTGGAGGTGGCCGACTACGGCACGTTGCTGGTGCCGTCGAACGTCACTCAATTGTCCATTGGCCAATTGCACCTTGGGCGCGAAGCGCGGATCGCCATCGTGCCTGCGCAACAGCCGCTGGCAATGAGCGTGACCCAGGCTGAACTGGCTGATGGCAGCCAGATCACTTCCCGCGGCGCGCGGGGCTCCTATACCAAGGCTGCACGGCCGGGGCGCGATCTCAACCTGCGTTTCAATGCGTTGAATGCACCAGTGCTGTCGGTGGATGCTCGTGGCGGCACGGGTGCGCCAGGCTACGTGGGCCTTGACGGTGCCAACGGGCAGGCCCCGGGTTGCACCTGGGGTTCGGCCGGACGCGGTGCCGATGGCAGCAATGGCAGTGATGGCCAGCCGGGGGCGACCGGTGCGCTGGTGCGCCTCGAACTGCCCCGGGATTACCCGGCTGAGCGGATCAAGGTTGTGGTCGATGGCGGCGCCGGCGGTGCGCCGGGTCCCGGTGGCAAGCCTGGCGCCGGCGGCAAGGCCAAGGGTTGTTTCGTCTACACCGCCGACGGCGGTAAAAGTGGCCGCCCGGGAACCGCCGGCCAGCCGGGTCCTGCCGGAGCAGCGGGGACGGTGACCGTACAACGGTTCTAA
- a CDS encoding YchJ family protein has translation MNATICPCGSGNPLNACCGHYHDGHPAPCAEALMRSRYSAYVLGLVDYLVSTTLPAQQEGLDRLSISEWSSKSTWLGLEVESSEVFGGQPEHAFVTFTARWHDGQGEHAHREQSSFVQNEGRWYFIDPTVPVKTGRNDSCPCGSGHKFKKCCAGYFAR, from the coding sequence TTGAACGCAACCATTTGTCCCTGTGGCAGTGGCAACCCGTTGAACGCCTGCTGCGGCCATTATCACGACGGCCACCCGGCCCCCTGCGCCGAAGCCCTGATGCGTTCGCGCTACAGTGCCTATGTGCTGGGGCTGGTGGATTACCTGGTGAGCACCACCCTGCCCGCCCAGCAGGAGGGCCTCGATCGCCTCTCCATCAGTGAGTGGAGCAGCAAAAGCACGTGGCTGGGGCTGGAGGTGGAAAGCAGCGAGGTGTTCGGTGGGCAGCCGGAGCATGCCTTTGTCACCTTCACCGCGCGTTGGCACGACGGCCAGGGGGAACACGCCCATCGCGAACAGTCGTCATTCGTGCAGAACGAGGGGCGCTGGTATTTCATCGACCCGACCGTACCGGTCAAGACCGGGCGCAACGACAGTTGCCCGTGCGGCAGCGGGCACAAGTTCAAGAAGTGCTGCGCAGGCTACTTCGCTCGCTGA